One Leptolyngbya ohadii IS1 genomic window carries:
- a CDS encoding IS5 family transposase translates to MYRRSTPGQLSFENFYLPFGGKLSGENRWVKLAELIPWEEFEAQYAEQLSEGIGAPAKSFRMALGALIIKERLGTSDIETVEQIRENRYLQFFLGLSEYSDTAPFDASMLVHFRKRVKLELIGQINEAIIKQSDENDSSKQEGTTEPSDPTDEDNDDNEPPSPTNAGQLIVDASCTPCDIRYPTDLSLLNEAREQTERIIDLLYEQVREQVARKPRTYRRQARQQYLHIAKQRQTKHKALRKAVGQQLRYLKRNLAHIDRLIAVGASLAPLDEQLYRKLLVVSELFRQQQWMYQPRQHRIDDRIVSIAQPHIRPIVRGKAGTSVEFGAKIAISCVDGYVFLDHLDWNNFNESTDLPEQIERFKRRFGHYPASVHADQIYRTRANRKYCQERGIRLSGKPLGRPNQSQQADVQKQAQADAAVRNQVEGKFGVGKRRFSLARVMAKLAPTAETAIAVTLLVMNLEQLLRQSLFVFFAVVLSQQLRPLNRWQWHWRDPQAFLRVA, encoded by the coding sequence ATGTACCGCCGTTCTACCCCGGGTCAATTGTCATTTGAAAACTTCTACTTGCCGTTTGGGGGCAAGTTATCCGGTGAGAATCGCTGGGTGAAACTGGCGGAGTTGATCCCGTGGGAGGAGTTTGAAGCACAATATGCCGAGCAGTTGAGCGAGGGCATAGGGGCACCTGCGAAATCCTTTCGCATGGCACTTGGGGCATTGATCATCAAAGAGCGGTTGGGCACGTCTGATATCGAAACGGTCGAACAGATCCGGGAGAATCGGTATTTGCAGTTCTTCTTGGGATTATCGGAGTACAGTGATACCGCTCCGTTTGATGCTTCGATGTTGGTGCATTTTCGCAAGCGAGTGAAGCTTGAGTTGATTGGGCAAATCAACGAAGCCATCATCAAGCAAAGTGATGAGAACGATTCGTCCAAGCAGGAGGGAACAACAGAACCCTCAGACCCAACCGATGAGGACAACGATGACAATGAGCCACCCTCACCTACCAATGCAGGGCAACTGATTGTTGATGCGAGTTGCACGCCTTGTGATATTCGCTATCCCACTGATTTAAGTTTGCTCAACGAGGCACGGGAACAGACCGAGCGAATCATCGATTTGCTGTACGAGCAAGTGCGAGAACAAGTTGCCCGAAAGCCACGCACCTACCGCCGCCAAGCCCGGCAACAGTATTTGCACATTGCCAAGCAACGTCAGACGAAGCACAAGGCGCTGCGAAAGGCAGTCGGGCAACAGTTACGCTATCTCAAGCGTAATCTTGCTCACATTGACAGGTTGATTGCAGTAGGTGCATCTCTGGCACCACTGGACGAACAACTGTACCGTAAACTACTCGTCGTCAGTGAGTTGTTTCGACAGCAGCAGTGGATGTATCAGCCTCGTCAACATCGCATTGATGACCGCATTGTCAGCATTGCTCAACCGCACATCCGTCCCATTGTCCGAGGCAAAGCGGGAACGTCTGTGGAATTTGGTGCCAAGATTGCCATTAGTTGTGTCGATGGCTATGTATTTTTAGACCATCTCGACTGGAACAACTTCAATGAATCGACCGATTTGCCCGAGCAGATTGAGCGATTCAAACGTCGCTTTGGGCATTATCCCGCTTCAGTTCATGCTGACCAAATCTATCGCACCCGTGCCAACCGCAAGTATTGCCAGGAAAGGGGCATTCGACTGAGTGGAAAACCGTTAGGCAGACCCAATCAAAGCCAGCAAGCAGACGTTCAGAAGCAAGCCCAAGCCGATGCCGCCGTTCGCAATCAGGTAGAAGGTAAGTTTGGGGTGGGCAAACGTCGCTTTAGTTTAGCTCGCGTCATGGCAAAGCTCGCCCCAACCGCAGAAACAGCCATCGCTGTGACGTTGCTGGTG
- a CDS encoding response regulator transcription factor: MKILLVEDDPATTNALIEALTLHHYCVDSVGDGATALDLAEAFRYDLILLDIIIPQIDGLHVCQHLRSQGCQVPILLLTAKDSQSDRILGLDAGADDYLVKPFDFGELLARMRALLRRGSATLPPTLTWEKLQFNPGTCEFVYNGTLLHLTPKEYGLLELFRLNPSRIFSRSAIIDHLWPSDTCPGEEAVNTHMKTLRQKLKAAGAGADFIETVYGMGYRLKPLTEIEASPGSAALASTESQAEVQADRVRSYQRQWRSSKLNVSPIFWNSLQSWRR; this comes from the coding sequence ATGAAAATCCTTTTAGTCGAAGACGATCCAGCGACTACAAATGCACTGATTGAAGCCCTGACTCTTCATCACTACTGCGTCGATAGTGTTGGAGATGGAGCAACCGCACTCGATTTGGCTGAAGCGTTCCGCTATGACCTGATTCTTCTCGATATCATCATTCCTCAAATTGACGGGCTACACGTATGCCAGCATTTGCGATCGCAGGGCTGTCAGGTTCCCATTCTGCTGCTGACGGCAAAAGATAGCCAGAGCGATCGAATTTTGGGACTGGATGCGGGAGCGGACGACTACTTGGTCAAACCCTTTGATTTTGGTGAACTGTTGGCACGAATGCGGGCACTGCTGCGGCGAGGAAGTGCGACCCTCCCTCCAACGCTGACCTGGGAGAAGCTGCAATTCAATCCTGGCACCTGTGAATTTGTCTATAACGGGACGCTGCTGCATCTGACGCCCAAAGAGTATGGCTTGCTGGAGTTATTTCGATTAAATCCTTCTCGCATTTTCAGCCGTAGTGCTATTATCGACCACCTTTGGCCTTCTGATACCTGTCCGGGCGAAGAGGCGGTCAACACTCACATGAAGACACTGCGGCAAAAGCTGAAAGCTGCTGGAGCCGGTGCAGATTTTATCGAAACGGTATATGGCATGGGCTATCGCCTTAAGCCGCTAACGGAGATAGAAGCATCGCCCGGGAGTGCTGCACTCGCATCGACAGAATCGCAGGCAGAAGTTCAGGCAGACAGGGTACGAAGCTATCAGAGGCAATGGCGCAGCTCAAAACTCAATGTCAGTCCTATTTTCTGGAACAGCTTGCAGTCCTGGAGGAGGTAG
- a CDS encoding response regulator: MAQLKTQCQSYFLEQLAVLEEVAIALAQFNLNSELQQHGKQEAHKLAGSLGIFGLQEGSVLARRLEMLLMPENRLGQTQATQFSEWLNQLQKELQPEASDKNDRSVEHVSQKPLRKRQQTTVPPLPGSPFLLIIDGDRTLTDLIQLEGNHRGFQVAVAESIAAGKEILSTSSAGAALQNQPNLILLDLPSPGVDEERFQFLIELTREMPEIPVVVLSRYGEIDARVKAAEWGSAAFLQKPLLPQQIFAVIEPILQSWKHKQRVMVVDDDSVMLAAVAELLESRSLKVTALSDPKQFWKTLIACMPDLLILDIEMPNFNGIQLCRVVRNDPQWAHLPILVLTAHQERDIRNQAIAAGVDEYISKPYNPVDLVAQITRWLERTRLPQL, encoded by the coding sequence ATGGCGCAGCTCAAAACTCAATGTCAGTCCTATTTTCTGGAACAGCTTGCAGTCCTGGAGGAGGTAGCGATCGCCCTCGCTCAATTCAACCTGAATTCTGAACTCCAGCAGCACGGCAAGCAGGAGGCACATAAGCTTGCTGGTTCTCTCGGTATCTTTGGCTTGCAGGAAGGCTCGGTTCTGGCGCGTCGGCTAGAAATGCTCCTGATGCCTGAAAACAGACTAGGACAAACGCAAGCAACCCAGTTTAGCGAATGGTTGAATCAATTACAGAAGGAATTACAGCCTGAAGCCAGTGATAAAAACGATCGATCAGTTGAACATGTGTCTCAGAAACCCTTGAGGAAAAGACAACAGACCACTGTGCCGCCCCTGCCTGGCTCACCTTTCCTGCTTATTATTGATGGCGATCGCACCCTTACAGATCTAATCCAACTGGAGGGAAACCATCGTGGATTTCAAGTAGCAGTCGCAGAGAGTATTGCAGCAGGGAAAGAAATCCTATCGACTTCTAGCGCAGGAGCCGCGCTTCAGAATCAACCTAATCTAATTTTGCTTGATCTTCCCTCTCCTGGTGTGGACGAGGAGCGCTTCCAGTTTCTTATTGAACTGACAAGAGAAATGCCTGAAATTCCGGTGGTTGTTCTCAGTCGGTATGGCGAAATCGATGCACGGGTGAAAGCGGCAGAGTGGGGCAGCGCTGCTTTTCTTCAGAAGCCGCTATTGCCGCAACAAATCTTTGCAGTGATTGAGCCGATTCTTCAGAGCTGGAAGCACAAGCAGCGAGTCATGGTCGTTGATGATGATTCGGTAATGCTGGCAGCAGTAGCGGAACTTCTGGAGTCGCGCAGCCTAAAAGTCACAGCGCTCAGCGACCCGAAGCAGTTCTGGAAGACGTTGATTGCCTGCATGCCCGATCTCTTGATTTTGGATATTGAAATGCCGAACTTCAATGGCATCCAGCTTTGTCGGGTGGTTCGCAACGACCCTCAGTGGGCACATCTTCCCATTCTGGTTCTCACGGCTCATCAGGAGCGCGATATTCGGAACCAGGCGATCGCGGCAGGTGTTGATGAATACATCTCGAAACCCTATAATCCAGTAGATTTGGTTGCTCAAATTACGCGTTGGTTAGAGCGAACTCGTTTACCGCAACTTTAG
- a CDS encoding response regulator produces MIPKCILVVDDERPIREAVRLCLEIIGNHRVITAGSGEEGLQIAAIEQPDVILLDRLMPQMDGIATFETLLQDPVIQSIPVILLTAQMEADGTEALLRKGFAGIIHKPFLPNQLAAQIGQILGWSEI; encoded by the coding sequence ATGATCCCCAAATGTATTTTAGTCGTAGATGATGAAAGACCGATTCGAGAAGCAGTGCGGCTGTGTCTGGAGATCATAGGCAATCACAGGGTAATAACTGCTGGCTCAGGAGAAGAGGGATTGCAGATTGCAGCGATCGAACAACCGGACGTGATTCTTCTGGATAGGCTGATGCCTCAGATGGATGGAATTGCAACCTTTGAAACCCTTCTGCAAGATCCCGTAATTCAATCGATTCCAGTCATTTTACTGACGGCTCAGATGGAAGCTGATGGGACGGAAGCATTGCTACGAAAAGGATTTGCAGGGATAATTCATAAACCTTTTTTGCCAAATCAGCTTGCCGCCCAGATCGGTCAAATTCTAGGCTGGTCAGAAATTTAA
- a CDS encoding response regulator, giving the protein MFAVIQPKIGSAEAVSPLKKRILVVDDEAPIRLAVRACLELSGIWEVRLAASGAEGLEMLKMELFDVILLDVMMPKMDGFTFLQTLRSPKNTAAREPDSSNSHVPVILLTATAHLVDAGQAEQLGVVAVIAKPFQPMNLTSQIVETLQSS; this is encoded by the coding sequence ATGTTTGCTGTGATTCAACCCAAGATAGGCTCCGCAGAAGCTGTATCTCCTCTAAAGAAGCGGATTTTAGTGGTCGATGACGAGGCTCCGATTCGGCTGGCGGTTCGAGCCTGCCTTGAACTTTCTGGTATCTGGGAGGTACGGCTTGCAGCCTCCGGAGCGGAAGGACTGGAAATGCTAAAAATGGAGCTGTTCGATGTCATTTTGCTGGATGTCATGATGCCGAAGATGGATGGCTTCACATTCCTGCAAACCCTGCGATCACCAAAAAATACAGCTGCTAGGGAACCCGACTCATCCAATTCCCACGTCCCCGTAATCCTATTAACTGCAACTGCTCATCTTGTTGATGCTGGGCAAGCCGAACAGCTAGGAGTCGTTGCTGTCATTGCGAAACCGTTTCAGCCTATGAATTTAACGTCTCAAATTGTGGAAACCCTTCAATCCTCATAA
- a CDS encoding LysM peptidoglycan-binding domain-containing protein yields the protein MTATAQPGKTLYTVQAGDTLSSIAVRFYGNRERWREIYEANRNVIGNDPNRLRAGIQLVLSGSNIKTYTVQAGDTLSSIAQRFYGIGRGWGLIYEANRSTIGSDPNQLRPGIQLIIPPPNFRAYTVQPGDTLSSIAQRFYGDASRWNLIYETNLNIIGIDPNQLRVGLQLMIPNL from the coding sequence ATGACTGCAACTGCTCAACCCGGCAAGACGCTCTACACGGTTCAAGCAGGCGACACCCTATCCTCGATCGCTGTTCGCTTCTACGGCAATCGAGAGCGCTGGCGCGAAATCTATGAAGCTAATCGAAATGTAATTGGCAACGACCCTAATCGCCTCCGTGCGGGTATTCAATTAGTGCTTTCTGGATCGAACATCAAAACCTACACGGTTCAAGCAGGCGATACCCTATCCTCGATCGCCCAGCGCTTCTATGGTATTGGCAGAGGATGGGGGCTAATCTATGAGGCAAACCGGAGCACCATTGGCAGCGACCCAAACCAGCTGCGACCCGGAATCCAACTGATTATTCCGCCACCGAACTTTAGAGCCTACACGGTTCAGCCTGGCGATACCCTATCCTCGATCGCCCAACGCTTCTATGGAGATGCGAGCCGATGGAATTTGATCTATGAAACAAATCTGAACATAATTGGAATTGATCCCAACCAGCTCCGGGTAGGGCTTCAGCTCATGATTCCAAATTTGTAG
- a CDS encoding response regulator, with amino-acid sequence MKILVVEDDRAVAQSLQLLLNQYNYAVDIAVDGEAALQMADAFDYHLVLLDFLLPRLDGIEVCRQLRKKGFRQPILLLTGQGKAQQKANTSWSVATALNTGADDYVRKPFDKDELIARIQALLRRGASAGEPILNWEYLSFDPNTRRVAYRNQLVFLTPKEYAILELFLRHQETVFSARAILDQAWSSVESPGEEAVRCHLKELRQKLAAAGAPKDLIKTVYRVGYRLNPLYSSFSAGQSEECLNPAQVAELKAVNEQLRLTLEELQTAEEELKQKNERLTDTQRLLELEQQHYHDLFEFAPDAYLVTDTEGVIQAANQAASDLFQVESQALVGKPLTVFIAKSDLRDFCLQLNALNFVQNWEVQINSREGNPLPVLITVTTIKNLQKEITGLRWLLRDIRLRKQVEQQLQAAHAELEQRVADRTAELSQREAFLSSFYDGTLTTLPPLRDSQGRIDRLVGTVPDLSERMRVEDEIELVCEVSNRIVPQFESAYTEVALHHNQEMFSELIRNAPFGIYLVDAEFRLQQINQKAEAIFANIDPLIGRDLGEILRIVLQEPSATEAIHHFQHTLASGEPYYSPIIVEPRANIEEIQAYDWQIHRITLPDSSYGVVCYFYDLSEIRRAEAALHESEQLLQLAMAGAQAGSWDWVMATGQLSWSPETYQLYGLAATSSPPKYDDWYKNILHPDDRPWVNQYVNQAIIQHQTDIQLEFRILHPQHGIRWIMSLGHLTVNDQGEPVRLSGINLDISDRKQAELTLQKQIQQEYLLNEIAQEIRCSLNLQEVLSSTVQRVRTFLGVDRVVIFRFRPDWQGDVITESVGAEWTPILSTTISDPCFRDRYLEPYHQGRVAAMSDIDAANLEPCYVELLQRFQVKANLIAPILQNNHLWGLLIVHQCAAPRQWHSVEVAAIQRLATQVGIAIQQAELYQQLQLELSDRKQAEQKIREQAALLDVATDAILVRDLDHHILYWNQGAERLYGWTAEEALAQKANELLSVTPAGIAKVMQTVLEQGEWHGEIHKVTKTGKPVIVEGRWTLVRDEAGQPKSVLIVDTDITEKKSLESQFYQAQRLESLGTLTSGIAHDLNNALTPILTIAQLLRMQQHEMDARSQEMLQVLEDSARRGADLVQQILTFTRGTGGERTPVEVVPLLQEVVKVTQQTFPKFITIRETVAAQPVSPVSANTTQLHQILMNLCVNARDAMPNGGTLTLSAENFEVNEVFAQMNLDARMGQYVLITVADTGTGMVPEVRDRIFDPFFTTKPLGQGTGLGLSTVLGIVRSYGGFIRVASEVGKGTQFKVYLPVVETEAASDLRETTLLMGQGELILAVDDEDSILQSTRAILETHHYRVLTANSGADAIATYAQHQQDIALVLVDMMMPDMNGITIIQVLQEMNPDIKAIAASGLMPQYQQSLESLGITTCINKPYTTEELLNSIHRHLNSTPSILEN; translated from the coding sequence ATGAAAATTCTGGTTGTCGAGGATGACCGCGCTGTTGCCCAGTCCCTCCAATTGCTACTGAACCAATACAATTACGCGGTGGATATCGCTGTTGACGGTGAAGCAGCGCTACAAATGGCAGACGCCTTTGATTACCACCTGGTTTTGCTAGATTTTTTATTGCCTCGACTAGACGGAATTGAGGTCTGTCGTCAACTGCGAAAAAAAGGATTCCGACAGCCTATTCTGCTGCTAACCGGACAGGGGAAAGCTCAGCAAAAGGCGAACACTTCATGGAGTGTCGCGACTGCCCTGAATACCGGAGCCGATGATTATGTGAGGAAGCCTTTTGACAAGGATGAGCTAATTGCGCGTATTCAGGCGCTGCTGCGACGAGGAGCAAGTGCGGGTGAGCCAATCCTCAACTGGGAGTATCTATCCTTTGATCCAAACACCCGAAGAGTTGCTTACAGAAATCAGCTGGTGTTTCTGACGCCCAAGGAATATGCCATTCTGGAGCTGTTTTTGCGACATCAGGAAACGGTATTTAGCGCCAGAGCGATTCTGGATCAAGCCTGGAGTTCTGTGGAATCCCCCGGAGAAGAAGCGGTTCGCTGTCACCTCAAAGAACTGCGGCAGAAGTTAGCGGCGGCAGGTGCCCCTAAAGATTTGATTAAAACGGTTTACCGGGTGGGCTATCGATTGAATCCTCTGTACTCGTCTTTCTCTGCGGGGCAAAGCGAGGAATGTTTGAACCCAGCCCAAGTTGCCGAACTGAAAGCAGTGAATGAGCAATTACGGCTGACTTTAGAAGAGTTACAAACTGCTGAGGAAGAACTCAAACAGAAAAACGAGCGGCTGACTGATACTCAACGGCTCCTGGAGTTGGAGCAACAGCACTACCATGACTTGTTTGAATTTGCTCCCGATGCCTATCTGGTGACGGATACTGAGGGGGTAATTCAAGCAGCAAACCAGGCAGCATCTGATTTATTTCAGGTTGAATCTCAAGCTTTAGTCGGTAAACCGCTGACTGTATTCATTGCCAAATCCGATCTGCGCGATTTTTGCCTGCAACTCAATGCTTTAAACTTTGTGCAAAACTGGGAGGTTCAAATCAATTCCAGGGAAGGGAATCCTTTACCAGTCTTAATCACAGTCACGACCATCAAGAATTTGCAAAAAGAGATTACGGGTTTGCGTTGGCTATTGCGCGATATCCGGCTTCGTAAACAGGTTGAACAGCAGCTGCAAGCCGCCCATGCTGAACTAGAACAGCGAGTTGCCGATCGCACCGCAGAACTGAGCCAGCGCGAAGCCTTTTTGAGCAGCTTTTACGATGGGACGCTCACTACCCTGCCTCCACTGCGCGATTCCCAAGGCAGGATCGATCGGCTAGTGGGCACTGTTCCAGACCTTAGCGAACGCATGCGCGTGGAAGACGAAATTGAGCTGGTTTGCGAAGTGTCAAACCGCATAGTGCCGCAATTCGAGAGTGCTTACACTGAAGTTGCCCTGCACCACAATCAGGAAATGTTTTCCGAACTGATCAGGAATGCGCCCTTCGGGATCTACCTGGTAGATGCAGAATTTCGCCTGCAACAAATCAATCAGAAAGCAGAGGCAATCTTTGCCAACATTGATCCGCTCATTGGCAGGGATTTAGGTGAAATTCTCCGGATCGTCTTGCAAGAACCCTCTGCCACCGAGGCGATTCACCACTTCCAGCACACGCTTGCTTCCGGTGAGCCTTACTATTCGCCGATCATTGTTGAACCACGGGCAAACATTGAAGAAATTCAGGCATATGATTGGCAGATCCACCGGATCACATTGCCCGACAGCAGCTACGGTGTAGTTTGCTATTTCTACGATCTTTCCGAAATCAGACGAGCTGAAGCCGCACTCCATGAAAGTGAACAGCTTTTGCAGCTGGCAATGGCAGGCGCTCAGGCAGGGTCTTGGGACTGGGTGATGGCAACAGGGCAGCTCAGCTGGTCTCCTGAGACCTATCAGCTCTATGGACTCGCTGCTACCTCATCGCCGCCCAAATATGACGACTGGTACAAAAATATTTTGCATCCTGACGATCGCCCTTGGGTTAATCAGTATGTGAATCAGGCGATCATCCAACACCAGACGGATATCCAACTGGAATTTCGGATTCTGCATCCCCAGCATGGAATTCGCTGGATTATGAGCCTGGGGCACCTGACGGTGAATGACCAGGGGGAACCCGTGCGATTGAGCGGTATCAATCTCGATATTAGCGATCGCAAACAGGCAGAATTAACTTTACAAAAACAAATTCAGCAGGAATATTTGCTCAACGAGATTGCTCAAGAAATTCGCTGCTCGCTCAACCTTCAAGAGGTGTTATCCAGCACGGTACAGCGGGTGCGGACATTTCTAGGCGTCGATCGCGTCGTTATCTTTCGCTTTCGCCCCGATTGGCAGGGGGATGTGATTACGGAATCCGTGGGAGCCGAGTGGACGCCCATCCTCTCCACCACGATCTCTGACCCTTGCTTCCGCGATCGCTATCTTGAACCCTACCATCAGGGGCGAGTTGCAGCGATGTCTGATATTGATGCGGCAAATTTAGAACCCTGCTACGTTGAACTCCTGCAACGGTTTCAGGTCAAAGCTAACCTGATCGCTCCCATCTTGCAAAACAACCATCTCTGGGGCTTGCTGATTGTCCATCAGTGTGCGGCACCCCGGCAATGGCACAGCGTCGAAGTTGCTGCTATACAGCGATTGGCAACCCAGGTGGGTATTGCCATTCAACAAGCAGAACTATATCAACAGCTCCAGCTTGAACTGAGCGATCGCAAACAGGCGGAACAAAAAATCCGAGAGCAGGCGGCATTACTGGACGTTGCTACCGATGCAATTCTGGTGCGCGACTTAGATCATCACATCCTCTACTGGAATCAGGGAGCGGAACGCCTCTATGGCTGGACAGCAGAGGAAGCCCTAGCACAGAAAGCGAATGAGCTGCTATCCGTTACTCCGGCTGGAATTGCGAAAGTTATGCAAACAGTTCTGGAGCAGGGTGAATGGCATGGGGAAATTCACAAAGTCACAAAAACGGGTAAGCCAGTGATTGTGGAAGGGCGTTGGACGCTGGTGCGGGATGAGGCAGGTCAGCCCAAATCTGTTCTCATTGTCGATACCGACATTACTGAAAAGAAAAGCCTGGAGAGCCAGTTTTATCAGGCACAACGGTTGGAAAGTTTGGGCACCCTGACGAGTGGCATTGCCCACGATCTTAATAATGCTCTGACCCCCATTCTGACCATTGCCCAACTCCTCCGGATGCAGCAGCATGAGATGGATGCGCGATCGCAGGAAATGCTGCAAGTGCTGGAAGACAGTGCCCGACGCGGAGCAGACCTGGTACAGCAAATTCTCACGTTTACCAGGGGAACAGGGGGAGAACGAACTCCAGTCGAGGTTGTGCCTCTGCTGCAAGAAGTGGTCAAAGTCACTCAGCAAACTTTCCCCAAGTTCATCACAATCCGGGAGACGGTTGCAGCCCAGCCCGTGAGTCCGGTTTCTGCGAATACAACTCAACTGCATCAAATCTTGATGAACCTTTGTGTCAATGCGCGTGATGCGATGCCGAATGGCGGTACTTTGACGCTTTCTGCCGAGAATTTTGAGGTGAATGAAGTTTTTGCCCAGATGAATCTGGATGCCCGGATGGGGCAGTACGTTCTCATCACGGTTGCCGATACGGGTACGGGGATGGTTCCTGAAGTGCGCGATCGCATCTTCGACCCCTTCTTTACCACTAAACCTCTCGGCCAGGGCACGGGATTAGGGCTTTCCACCGTTTTAGGAATTGTCAGAAGCTATGGCGGTTTTATCCGAGTTGCCAGCGAAGTCGGGAAAGGCACGCAGTTTAAGGTGTACTTGCCTGTAGTTGAAACTGAAGCTGCATCCGATCTTCGGGAGACAACCCTACTCATGGGACAGGGAGAATTGATTTTGGCGGTGGATGACGAAGACTCGATTCTCCAGTCCACTCGTGCCATTCTAGAAACGCATCACTATCGGGTCCTGACGGCAAACAGTGGGGCAGATGCGATCGCTACCTATGCCCAACACCAGCAAGATATTGCACTTGTTTTGGTAGACATGATGATGCCGGATATGAATGGGATAACAATCATTCAAGTATTGCAGGAGATGAATCCTGACATTAAAGCGATCGCTGCTAGTGGACTGATGCCTCAATATCAGCAAAGCCTGGAATCTCTCGGTATCACCACCTGTATCAATAAACCCTACACGACAGAAGAACTTTTAAACAGCATTCATCGACATCTAAATTCCACGCCTTCCATATTGGAAAACTGA
- a CDS encoding sensor histidine kinase, with protein sequence MNQERLAQIHDLCRDEAAFEQLQQTLSAELHSLEEIREAQLQVERQKTLLRVVTRLRETLDLDTLFKATAAEVRQLLSADRVGMFRFYPDSGWDDGEFVSEDVDPEFSSAIAQKIHDHCFGDQFAVHYQEGRVQNVADIYSAGLSDCHIQILAQFQVRANLVVPLLQGKHLWGLLCIHQCRDSREWQTTEIEFVQQIASHLAIALQQAELMAELRAEIAERQQAQERAQEFNQGLRQAIVELQAVNQELETFSYSVSHDLRAPLRSIDGFSQALLEDYLEHLDTTGQDYLRRIRSASQRMGQLIDDLLTLSRVTRSEMQKQTVNLSHVASRLCTQLQQAHPERQVEFVIQPELIANGDPHLLQVVLDNLISNAWKFTSREPLARIEFGGMIQENGIPIYFVQDNGVGFEMAFVEKLFKPFQRLHQMQEFPGNGIGLATVQRIIHRHGGQVWAEGKLNQGTTFYFTLAAEEISA encoded by the coding sequence ATGAATCAGGAGCGATTAGCCCAAATCCACGATCTCTGCCGAGATGAGGCTGCTTTTGAACAGCTCCAGCAAACGTTGTCTGCCGAACTGCATTCATTAGAAGAAATCCGGGAGGCACAGCTCCAGGTCGAACGGCAAAAAACGCTCCTGCGGGTTGTGACCCGGCTGCGAGAAACCCTGGATTTGGACACCCTCTTTAAAGCTACTGCTGCCGAAGTGCGTCAACTGTTGTCCGCCGATCGCGTGGGGATGTTCCGCTTCTATCCCGATTCCGGTTGGGACGATGGTGAGTTTGTCTCAGAGGATGTCGATCCCGAATTTTCCTCGGCGATCGCCCAAAAAATCCACGATCACTGTTTTGGCGATCAATTTGCCGTTCACTACCAGGAGGGGCGGGTGCAGAATGTTGCCGATATCTATAGTGCGGGGTTGAGCGATTGCCACATTCAGATCCTGGCTCAGTTTCAGGTACGCGCTAATCTGGTTGTGCCGCTGTTGCAGGGTAAACACCTTTGGGGGCTGCTCTGTATCCATCAATGCCGGGACTCGCGGGAGTGGCAGACAACGGAGATTGAGTTTGTGCAGCAAATTGCTAGCCATCTGGCGATCGCCCTCCAGCAGGCGGAACTCATGGCAGAACTGCGAGCCGAAATCGCTGAACGACAGCAGGCGCAGGAACGTGCTCAGGAATTTAACCAGGGATTGCGACAGGCGATCGTCGAGCTGCAAGCCGTTAATCAGGAATTGGAAACCTTCAGCTACTCTGTTTCCCACGATCTGCGGGCACCCCTGCGAAGTATCGACGGTTTCAGTCAGGCATTGCTGGAGGACTATCTGGAACACCTGGATACGACCGGGCAGGACTATCTGCGACGGATTCGCTCTGCCAGCCAGCGGATGGGGCAGTTGATCGATGATCTGCTGACCCTTTCACGAGTGACCCGCAGTGAAATGCAGAAACAGACGGTGAACCTGAGTCACGTCGCCAGCCGTCTTTGCACCCAGCTGCAACAGGCACACCCAGAACGACAGGTCGAATTTGTCATTCAACCGGAGCTGATAGCAAACGGCGATCCGCACCTGCTGCAAGTGGTGCTGGACAACCTGATCAGCAATGCCTGGAAATTTACCTCCAGGGAACCGCTAGCTCGCATCGAGTTCGGGGGAATGATTCAGGAGAATGGGATTCCCATCTATTTTGTTCAGGATAATGGCGTTGGCTTTGAGATGGCATTTGTGGAGAAACTGTTTAAACCCTTTCAACGATTACACCAGATGCAGGAATTTCCGGGAAACGGCATTGGACTGGCGACGGTGCAGCGGATTATTCATCGCCACGGGGGGCAGGTGTGGGCAGAAGGAAAACTCAATCAAGGGACGACTTTTTATTTCACGCTAGCGGCAGAGGAAATCAGCGCATGA